In Bacillus kexueae, the following proteins share a genomic window:
- the minD gene encoding septum site-determining protein MinD, with amino-acid sequence MGEAIVITSGKGGVGKTTTSANLGTALAIFGKKVCLVDTDIGLRNLDVVMGLENRIIYDLVDVVQGRCKLHQALVKDKRFDGLLYLLPAAQTSDKSAVSPSEMAKLVEELKQEYDYIIIDCPAGIEQGYKNAVSGADKAIVVTTPEISAVRDADRIIGLLEKEDIEPPKLVINRIRNHLVQNGDMLEVDEIVTHLSIDLIGIVADDDEVIRASNEGEPIVMSPDSKASIAYRNIARRILGESVPLLALEEPDKGVFAKLKRFFGVKV; translated from the coding sequence ATGGGTGAGGCTATCGTCATAACATCTGGTAAGGGTGGAGTGGGTAAAACAACAACCTCTGCTAACCTTGGTACGGCATTAGCCATTTTCGGGAAAAAAGTTTGTTTAGTAGATACAGATATAGGTTTGCGCAATTTAGATGTTGTAATGGGGTTAGAAAACCGTATCATTTATGATCTTGTCGATGTCGTGCAAGGTCGCTGTAAGCTACATCAAGCGCTCGTAAAAGATAAACGTTTTGATGGTTTATTATACTTATTACCTGCTGCCCAAACGAGTGATAAATCTGCAGTTTCGCCTTCAGAAATGGCAAAGCTAGTAGAAGAATTAAAGCAAGAATATGACTATATCATTATTGACTGTCCTGCGGGTATTGAACAAGGATATAAGAATGCAGTTTCTGGAGCGGATAAAGCCATCGTTGTCACTACACCTGAGATTTCGGCCGTTCGCGATGCGGACCGCATTATCGGACTGTTAGAAAAGGAAGATATCGAGCCTCCGAAACTTGTAATCAATCGAATTCGTAACCATTTAGTACAAAATGGAGATATGCTTGAGGTCGATGAAATTGTAACTCATTTATCAATCGATTTAATTGGAATCGTGGCTGATGACGATGAAGTAATCCGAGCTTCTAATGAAGGAGAACCTATTGTCATGAGTCCAGATAGCAAAGCTTCCATCGCATACCGAAACATCGCTCGTCGTATATTGGGTGAATCAGTACCGCTATTAGCCTTAGAAGAGCCGGATAAAGGTGTTTTTGCAAAACTGAAACGTTTCTTTGGCGTTAAAGTATGA
- the minC gene encoding septum site-determining protein MinC, with the protein MNIVKAQKQNYVTIKGTKDGLTLYLDDTCSFQDLEREIDILLSKRQYVQEDSPLIGVVLKVGNRYLTEQQEERLKILIRKKRNLFVQSIDSNVMTKEEAERWKKETEIVSVAKIIRSGQVLKVSGDLLLIGDVNPGGTVMASGNIFIMGSLKGSAHAGTEGNRDAIIAASSMDPLQLRISDVLLSTLQEISNEGNGTMECAYIDENDTIVIDRVQQLSHLRPNLSRFEGE; encoded by the coding sequence GTGAACATCGTGAAAGCTCAAAAACAAAATTACGTAACCATTAAAGGAACAAAGGATGGATTAACACTATATTTGGATGATACGTGCTCGTTTCAAGATCTTGAGCGGGAGATTGACATATTATTATCTAAACGTCAGTATGTTCAAGAAGATAGTCCATTAATCGGTGTCGTCCTGAAGGTTGGAAATCGATATTTAACAGAACAACAAGAAGAACGGTTAAAAATACTAATTCGTAAAAAGAGAAATTTATTCGTTCAATCCATTGATTCAAATGTCATGACAAAAGAAGAGGCCGAAAGATGGAAAAAGGAAACGGAAATTGTTTCAGTCGCTAAAATTATTCGTTCTGGACAAGTTCTAAAAGTAAGTGGGGATTTGCTACTAATCGGAGATGTGAACCCAGGTGGAACCGTCATGGCAAGCGGAAACATTTTTATAATGGGATCATTGAAGGGGAGCGCGCATGCTGGTACTGAAGGAAATCGAGATGCCATCATTGCAGCGTCGTCTATGGATCCGCTTCAACTTCGCATTTCAGATGTATTATTGTCTACTCTTCAAGAAATTAGCAACGAAGGAAACGGAACGATGGAATGCGCGTACATAGATGAGAATGATACGATTGTCATCGATCGAGTACAGCAACTATCACATCTTAGACCCAATTTATCTAGGTTTGAGGGGGAATGA
- the mreC gene encoding rod shape-determining protein MreC, with translation MPQFLLNKRLILLLVSIILLVALIGFSFKKDRNLSWPEEFIQDTIGLVQSVFHRPAQYVAGFFENVNNLLDTYEENEILRSQLNSYMQLEERIQQLQLENEKLKEELDIQNEQDLSDYEVIRGTVYVRNPDQWNELIKINKGTIHGVEKDMAVMTAKGLIGKVKSTSQFTSTVQLLSMPNRENRISALISTENGAVFGLIEGYDDELKALEMKIIETDREIKEGDGVTTSGLGGIFPEGLPIGEVLKVEPDAYGLSKIAFIQPAADFYDIEHVMFIKREMPTIHSEEAEGEEE, from the coding sequence ATGCCACAGTTTTTATTAAATAAGCGTCTAATCCTTTTGCTTGTAAGTATTATATTGTTGGTGGCATTGATTGGTTTTTCCTTCAAAAAGGATCGAAATCTTTCTTGGCCAGAAGAATTCATTCAAGATACGATTGGACTTGTCCAAAGTGTATTTCATAGGCCCGCACAATATGTCGCGGGCTTCTTTGAAAATGTAAATAATTTACTCGATACATATGAGGAGAACGAAATTTTACGAAGCCAATTGAACAGTTATATGCAGCTAGAGGAACGAATTCAACAATTACAATTGGAGAATGAGAAGTTGAAGGAAGAGCTAGATATTCAAAACGAGCAAGACTTGAGCGATTATGAAGTCATTCGAGGTACCGTCTATGTTCGAAATCCAGATCAATGGAATGAATTGATAAAGATCAATAAAGGAACCATTCACGGCGTGGAAAAAGACATGGCGGTGATGACGGCAAAAGGATTAATTGGAAAAGTGAAAAGTACAAGTCAGTTCACTTCAACCGTTCAATTACTAAGTATGCCAAATCGAGAAAACCGAATTTCTGCTTTGATTTCAACGGAAAACGGTGCAGTATTCGGTTTAATCGAAGGATATGACGATGAATTAAAAGCATTGGAAATGAAAATTATTGAGACGGACAGAGAGATTAAAGAGGGCGACGGAGTAACGACGTCGGGTCTAGGAGGAATCTTCCCAGAAGGGTTGCCAATTGGAGAAGTGTTAAAGGTTGAGCCGGATGCGTATGGGCTATCCAAAATTGCTTTTATTCAGCCTGCTGCAGATTTTTATGACATTGAACATGTGATGTTTATTAAACGAGAGATGCCGACCATTCATTCTGAAGAAGCTGAAGGTGAAGAAGAATGA
- a CDS encoding rod shape-determining protein, which yields MFGIGTRDLGIDLGTANTLVFVKGKGVVVREPSVVALQTDTKQIVAVGNDAKNMIGRTPGNVVALRPMKDGVIADYDTTATMMKYYIKQATKNKGLFSRKPYIMVCVPSGITAVEERAVIDATRQAGARDAYTIEEPFAAAIGANLPVWEPTGSMVVDIGGGTTEVAIISLGGIVTSQSIRVAGDEMDDAIINYIRKTYNLMIGDRTAEAIKMEVGSAGSPEGIENMEIRGRDLLTGLPKTIEITAKEIAEALHDTVYAIVDAVKNTLEKTPPELAADIMDRGIVLTGGGALLRNLDKVISEETNMPVLIAENPLDCVAIGTGKALDHIHLFKNRAKDQR from the coding sequence ATGTTTGGAATTGGTACTAGAGACCTTGGGATAGACTTAGGAACTGCGAATACGTTAGTGTTTGTAAAAGGAAAAGGTGTTGTTGTGCGCGAGCCATCTGTTGTGGCGCTACAAACGGATACAAAGCAAATTGTTGCAGTCGGAAATGACGCAAAAAATATGATTGGTCGTACGCCGGGGAATGTTGTAGCGCTACGCCCAATGAAAGATGGGGTTATTGCGGATTATGACACGACTGCCACGATGATGAAATATTACATAAAGCAGGCGACGAAAAATAAAGGGTTATTTTCACGTAAGCCGTATATTATGGTGTGTGTTCCTTCTGGTATTACTGCTGTAGAAGAGCGTGCGGTAATCGATGCAACGCGTCAAGCGGGTGCTAGAGATGCTTATACAATTGAAGAACCATTTGCGGCAGCGATTGGAGCGAATCTACCAGTTTGGGAGCCGACAGGAAGTATGGTTGTCGACATCGGTGGTGGAACGACAGAAGTGGCAATTATTTCACTTGGTGGAATCGTAACAAGCCAGTCTATCCGAGTGGCTGGAGACGAAATGGATGATGCTATTATTAACTACATCCGTAAAACGTACAACTTAATGATCGGTGATCGTACAGCAGAAGCAATCAAAATGGAAGTAGGATCTGCCGGTTCACCGGAAGGCATCGAAAATATGGAAATTCGCGGCCGTGATTTGTTGACGGGTTTACCGAAAACGATTGAAATTACAGCTAAGGAGATTGCAGAAGCACTTCATGATACAGTGTACGCAATTGTTGATGCAGTGAAAAATACATTAGAGAAAACTCCACCTGAATTAGCAGCGGATATTATGGACCGTGGTATTGTCTTAACAGGTGGCGGTGCATTATTACGAAACTTAGATAAGGTCATTAGCGAAGAAACGAATATGCCAGTATTAATTGCGGAAAATCCACTAGACTGTGTTGCAATTGGAACAGGAAAGGCGTTAGACCACATTCATTTATTCAAAAATCGAGCAAAAGATCAAAGGTAA
- a CDS encoding M23 family metallopeptidase, with the protein MNRRKEEIKERIAKRKKERAQQSHGAPLNEVKRSTYLDDDHVIYPPSYTNQNKDREFHPLFRPEMFMMKLLVAACLVLIVAIIHKNDQAPFQQARETVQQMMETEFQFAAVSKWYEEQFGSPIALLEPMTSDSQKENDPQFAVPASGKVLESFEDNGQGITVETTKKQVEAMNEGVVVEVSEKEATGLTVIIQHSDGTETWYGHLGEVDVALYDYVKMGESIGQVKLNESEQGTYYFAIKKGDQFIDPNQVISFE; encoded by the coding sequence ATGAATCGCCGAAAAGAGGAAATAAAAGAAAGAATTGCAAAACGAAAAAAAGAACGTGCTCAGCAATCACATGGCGCTCCACTAAATGAAGTGAAACGTTCCACCTACTTGGATGACGACCATGTCATTTATCCTCCTTCCTATACCAATCAAAATAAGGATAGGGAGTTCCATCCGTTATTTCGACCAGAAATGTTTATGATGAAGCTATTAGTTGCTGCCTGTCTTGTATTAATTGTCGCCATTATCCATAAAAATGATCAAGCCCCATTCCAACAAGCTCGGGAAACAGTGCAGCAAATGATGGAAACAGAGTTTCAATTTGCAGCAGTTTCAAAGTGGTATGAAGAACAATTTGGAAGCCCAATTGCACTTTTAGAACCAATGACGAGCGATTCTCAAAAAGAAAATGATCCTCAATTTGCGGTACCAGCATCAGGAAAGGTACTCGAAAGCTTTGAAGATAATGGCCAAGGGATTACCGTTGAGACAACTAAAAAACAAGTAGAAGCTATGAACGAAGGTGTCGTAGTGGAAGTGAGCGAAAAAGAAGCAACTGGTTTAACGGTCATTATTCAACATAGTGATGGAACGGAGACATGGTACGGTCATTTAGGGGAAGTGGACGTGGCGTTGTATGATTACGTAAAAATGGGGGAATCCATTGGGCAAGTAAAGTTGAATGAAAGTGAGCAAGGAACCTATTACTTTGCCATTAAAAAGGGAGATCAATTTATTGATCCAAATCAGGTGATTTCATTTGAATAA
- a CDS encoding M50 family metallopeptidase produces MNKYISLLFKVHIHPVLWGIAGLSVVTAQFKSLILLFVIVFFHEMGHAVCARFFSWRVKSIMLLPFGGVVEVDEHGNRPLKEEFWVILSGPLQHIPLQLIGWFLFAIDWISYETFVYFTWLNASILLFNLLPIWPLDGGKLFLLWRSANMSYPNAHRQVLVFSFYLLCLICFVTVIFHPTSINLWLILSFIGYSLYMENKHKQYVYLRFLMERYYGKNEAVHALKPIEVKEDDELFNVLMRFQRGCKHPIIVEQHDGKVQLDETELLHAYFTHKQTNARMKELLYVY; encoded by the coding sequence TTGAATAAATATATTTCGCTTCTATTCAAAGTTCATATTCATCCAGTTTTATGGGGAATTGCAGGGTTGAGTGTTGTCACGGCTCAATTTAAATCTTTAATCTTGCTCTTTGTCATTGTGTTTTTTCATGAAATGGGTCACGCAGTCTGTGCCCGTTTTTTTTCATGGCGTGTGAAGTCAATTATGTTACTCCCGTTTGGAGGAGTAGTGGAAGTGGACGAACACGGGAATCGCCCCCTGAAGGAAGAGTTTTGGGTGATATTGTCCGGTCCCCTCCAACATATACCGCTACAATTAATCGGCTGGTTTCTTTTTGCGATTGATTGGATATCGTATGAAACGTTCGTGTATTTTACATGGTTAAACGCTTCAATACTGTTATTTAATTTATTACCTATTTGGCCGCTCGATGGGGGGAAGCTATTTCTTTTATGGCGATCAGCGAACATGTCGTACCCGAATGCCCATCGCCAAGTTCTCGTCTTTTCCTTCTATTTACTTTGTCTCATCTGTTTTGTCACAGTTATCTTCCATCCAACCTCCATTAACTTATGGCTAATACTGTCGTTCATCGGTTACTCATTGTACATGGAAAATAAACATAAGCAATATGTGTATTTACGTTTTCTAATGGAACGTTATTATGGGAAAAATGAAGCGGTTCATGCATTGAAACCCATTGAAGTGAAAGAAGATGATGAGCTTTTTAACGTGTTGATGCGTTTTCAAAGAGGGTGTAAACATCCCATCATTGTTGAACAACATGACGGAAAGGTACAGTTAGATGAAACGGAATTATTGCATGCTTACTTTACTCATAAACAGACGAATGCTCGCATGAAGGAGTTGTTGTATGTTTATTGA
- the mreD gene encoding rod shape-determining protein MreD: MIKRFFLLFAIFTTFVSESIFVDLVSVPFLSDDQTVVPHFLVVAIIAVTAYTSQSFGILCGVLFGFLYDVVYTEVIGVYTFSYPVLAFLTRWALRAFHNNAFVLVLLSMLAISVLEFYTFWIYSAVGVTDLSVNMFVSNRLVPTLLLNATVSLLLIYPFKRFILSLQIEQIDD, from the coding sequence ATGATTAAACGTTTTTTTCTTCTGTTTGCCATCTTCACCACTTTTGTCAGTGAAAGTATTTTTGTTGATTTAGTTTCGGTTCCGTTTCTGTCTGATGATCAAACGGTCGTTCCTCATTTTTTAGTCGTAGCGATTATTGCTGTAACTGCATACACGTCCCAAAGTTTTGGGATTTTATGTGGGGTATTGTTCGGATTTTTATATGATGTTGTCTATACGGAGGTCATCGGGGTATACACGTTTTCCTATCCCGTTTTAGCTTTTTTAACGAGATGGGCGTTGAGAGCATTTCATAACAACGCCTTTGTACTCGTTTTATTAAGCATGCTTGCAATTTCTGTATTGGAATTTTATACATTTTGGATTTATTCAGCTGTTGGCGTTACGGATCTTTCCGTTAACATGTTTGTTTCGAATCGGCTAGTTCCTACATTACTTTTAAATGCAACGGTTTCACTGTTGTTAATCTATCCATTTAAACGATTCATTTTGAGCTTACAGATTGAACAAATTGACGATTAA